From the genome of Suricata suricatta isolate VVHF042 chromosome 3, meerkat_22Aug2017_6uvM2_HiC, whole genome shotgun sequence, one region includes:
- the SLC23A3 gene encoding solute carrier family 23 member 3 isoform X2 has product MSRSHPHPIQLQSTGPQENLVPLPQPPPPQPAVQNPSSHPWASQCGPPPWGLSCLLALQHILVLASLLCASHLLLLQSLPQGELSYSPAQLLASSLFSCGVSTTLQIWIGSRLPLIQAPSLEFLVPALVLTSQKLPLAIQTPGNSSLVLRLCRGPGCHGLALQNTSLQEVSGAVVVSGVLQGTLGLLGGPGHLLSHCGPLVLAPSLVVAGFSAHREVSLFCSTHWGLALLTWAPATYAHAPGGQLQPPHLTLTFLSFGSSRCLPPARHHGFGCLTQAGSGRVAHLVGLFCMGLGLSPRLAQLLATIPLPVLGGVLGVTQAVVLSTGFSSFYLADIDSGRNVFIVGFSVFMALLLPRWLREAPVLLSTGWSPLDVLLRSLLTEPIFLAGLLGFLLENTIPGTRLERGLGQGLPSPFSAQEAQMPQGSREKAAKEYRLPFPTQNWCPWIPQPLRCLCPLPEDPSSEEGETSEPGESVDLLLGFGEQCPETSRELRSQ; this is encoded by the exons ATGAGCCGATCACATCCCCATCCCATCCAACTCCAGTCCACGGGCCCCCAGGAGAACCTGGTCCCCTTGCCACAGCCACCACCACCGCAGCCTGCTGTCCAAAATCCCTCCTCTCACCCTTGGGCCTCTCAGTGTGGGCCTCCTCCCTGGGGCCTCAGCTGTCTTCTGGCTCTGCAG CATATCCTGGTGCTGGCTTCTCTGCTCTGTGCCTCCCACTTGCTCCTGCTTCAAAGTCTTCCCCAAGGAGAGCTCTCATACTCCCCTGCCCAGCTCTTGGCCTCCAGCCTCTTTTCGTGTGGTGTGTCTACCACCCTGCAAATTTGGATAGGCAGCAG GCTGCCTCTTATACAGGCTCCATCCTTAGAGTTCCTTGTCCCTGCTCTGGTGCTGACCAGCCAGAAGCTACCTCTGGCCATCCAGACACCTGgaaact CCTCCCTTGTGCTGCGCCTGTGTAGGGGGCCTGGCTGCCATGGCCTGGCGCTCCAGAACACTTCGCTGCAAGAG GTGTCCGGGGCTGTGGTGGTATCCGGGGTGCTGCAGGGCACCTTGGGGCTGTTGGGGGGTCCTGGTCACTTGCTCTCCCACTGTGGGCCCCTGGTGCTGGCCCCCAGCCTGGTGGTGGCAGGGTTCTCTGCCCACAGAGAGGTGTCCCTTTTCTGCTCTACTCACTGGGGCCTGGCCTTGCT CACCTGGGCTCCTGCCACTTACGCCCATGCCCCTGGAGGCCAGCTTCAACCTCCTCACCTCACACTCACATTCCTGTCTTTCGGCTCCTCTCG CTGTCTGCCTCCCGCAAGGCACCATGGGTTTGGCTGCCTCACCCAG GCTGGATCTGGGCGAGTGGCCCACCTGGTGGGGCTGTTCTGCATGGGGCTTGGGCTCTCCCCGAGGCTGGCCCAGCTCCTCGCCACCATCCCGCTGCCTGTGCTTG GTGGGGTGCTTGGGGTGACCCAGGCCGTGGTTCTGTCTACTGGATTCTCCAGCTTCTACCTGGCTGACATTGACTCTGGGCGGAACGTCTTCATCGTTGGCTTCTCTGTCTTCATGGCCCTGCTGCTGCCAAGATGGCTTCGGGAAGCCCCGGTCCTGCTGAGCACAG GCTGGAGCCCCTTGGATGTGTTACTGCGCTCGCTGCTCACAGAGCCCATCTTCCTGGCAGGACTCTTGGGTTTCCTCTTAGAGAATACCATTCCTG GCACAAGGCTTGAGCGAGGCCTAGGTCAAGGGCTGccatctcctttctctgcccaagAGGCTCAGATGCCCCAGGGGTCCAGGGAGAAGGCTGCTAAAGAATACCGACTTCCTTTCCCCACCCAAAACTGGTGTCCCTGGATCCCCCAGCCCCTCCGTTGCCTCTGCCCCCTGCCGGAAGACCCTAGCAGTGAGGAAGGAGAGACCTCTGAGCCAGGAGAGTCAGTGGACTTGTTGCTTGGCTTTGGGGAGCAGTGTCCTGAGACTAGCAGAGAACTTAGGTCCCAGTGA
- the RETREG2 gene encoding reticulophagy regulator 2 codes for MASGGGGGNTGAGGGPGVGLSLGLGLGLSLGMGEATGEAEEEAATAEAVGRLATTLWLRLRGWEAVLAAAQRLLVWEKPLHSLVTAAALNGLFWLLSSSSLRPFFLLSVSLLAYFLLDLWQPRFFPDISASSPEEPHSDSEGAGSGARPHLLSVPELCRYLAESWLTFQIHLQELLQYKRQNPAQFCARVCSGCAVLAVLGHYVPGIMISYIVLLSILLWPLVVYHELIQRMYTRLEPLLMQLDYSMKAEADALHHKHDKKKRQGKNAPPGGDEPLAETESESEAELAGFSPVVDVKKTALALAITDSELSDEEASILESGGFSVSRATTPQLTDVSEDLDQQSLPSEPEEALSRELGEGEETEPVPPEDLLGPPQALSRQALDSEEEEEDVVAKETLLRLSSPLHFVNTHFNGAGSPTDGVKLPPGGPVETLSPETGSDDLTPPPSTLSPLLCLAESDPVPSPSVLPPLPQDSPQPLPVPEEEEALTTEDFELLDQGELEQLNAELELGLETSLEPPDAPPPPSLESDTLSLVQSDQEAQAVAEP; via the exons ATGGCGAGCGGCGGTGGCGGTGGTAACACCGGCGCAGGTGGGGGACCGGGGGTAGGCCTGAGCCTCGGCCTGGGCCTGGGTCTGAGCCTAGGCATGGGGGAGGCCACCGGCGAGGCGGAGGAGGAGGCGGCCACGGCCGAGGCGGTGGGACGCCTGGCCACGACGCTGTGGCTGCGGCTCCGCGGCTGGGAGGCGGTGCTGGCAGCAGCGCAGCGGCTGCTGGTGTGGGAGAAACCGCTGCACAGCCTGGTCACGGCGGCCGCGCTCAACGGCCTCTTCTG GTTGCTCTCTTCGTCGTCCCTCCGGCCCTTCTTCCTGCTCAGCGTCTCACTTTTGGCCTATTTTTTGCTGGATCTCTGGCAGCCTCGCTTCTTCCCTGACATCTCAG CATCATCCCCAGAGGAGCCCCACTCTGACAG TGAGGGTGCGGGGTCAGGCGCCCGGCCGCACCTGCTGAGTGTGCCCGAGTTGTGCAGATACCTGGCTGAGAGCTGGCTCACCTTCCAGATTCACCTGCAGGAGCTGCTGCAGTACAAGAGGCAGAATCCGGCTCAG TTCTGCGCTCGAGTTTGTTCTGGCTGCGCTGTGCTGGCCGTGCTGGGACACTACGTTCCGGGGATTATGATTTCCTACATCGTCT TGCTGAGCATCCTGTTGTGGCCCCTGGTGGTTTATCATGAACTGATCCAGAGGATGTACACTCGCCTCGAGCCCCTGCTCATGCAGCTGGACTACAGCATGAAGGCAGAAGCTGACGCCCTGCATCACAAACATGACAAGAAGA AGCGGCAGGGGAAGAACGCACCCCCTGGAGGCGATGAGCCACTGGcggagacagagagtgaaagcGAAGCGGAGCTGGCTGGCTTCTCCCCGGTG GTGGATGTAAAGAAAACGGCATTGGCTTTGGCCATAACAGATTCCGAGCTGTCAGATGAGGAGGCTTCTATCTTGGAGAGTGGGGGCTTCTCTGTATCCCGGGCCACAACTCCGCAGCTAACTGATGTCTCAGAGG ATTTGGACCAGCAGAGCCTGCCGAGTGAGCCAGAGGAGGCCCTGAGCCGGGAGTTGGgcgagggagaggagacagagccgGTCCCTCCTGAAGACCTGCTGGGCCCTCCTCAGGCCCTCTCAAGGCAAGCCCTGGACtcggaagaagaggaggaggacgtGGTGGCCAAGGAGACCTTGCTTCGGCTCTCGTCTCCCCTTCACTTTGTGAACACGCACTTCAACGGGGCAGGCTCTCCCACGGATGGAGTGAAGCTCCCCCCTGGAGGACCAGTGGAGACACTGAGCCCCGAGACAGGGAGTGATGACCTCACCCCTCCACCGAGCACCCTGTCACCCCTACTTTGCCTGGCTGAAAGTGACCCGGTCCCCTCCCCCTCAGTGCTCCCACCTCTTCCCCAGGACtcgccccagcccctgcctgtccctgagGAAGAAGAGGCACTTACCACTGAGGACTTCGAATTACTGGATCAGGGGGAGCTGGAACAGCTGAATGCTGAGCTGGAGTTGGGGCTAGAGACCTCCTTAGAGCCCCCTGATGCCCCGCCCCCTCCATCCCTAGAGTCTGACACCCTCTCTCTGGTACAGTCAGACCAAGAGGCTCAGGCCGTGGCAGAGCCATGA
- the CNPPD1 gene encoding protein CNPPD1: protein MDLAGLLLDEEGTFSLTGFQDFSFLPGHQKLSARIRRRLYYGWDWEADCNLEELSSPVADIAVELLQKAAPSPIRRLQKKYVAHVSREACISPCAMMLALVYIERLRHRNPDYLQHVSSSDLFLISMMVASKYLYDEGEEEEVFNDEWGAAGGVAVPTLNALERGFLSAMDWRLYTDPREIFEVLSWLESCVAEQQGRRRGWYTYTDLCVLLEQPDWQLALGSLCQQLAKLSCLLAMAYVSSVALAVASLAVIHQSLGLPCSPSPGPPDLGLAPRCPLEPCIPSPVPQCLPCPVNVSSCLDSDIGLRSLWGSLLASLTPPPLPPPDPPAPPTLFHNCPLCQKLRRDSPGCRACHQSNHTVSTGSPRPGYHSHGLAPPWPWSPMPPLLPQPQQCSLFSVMELARLKSFIFPG from the exons ATGGACTTGGCCGGGCTCCTGCTGGACGAAGAAGGCACCTTCTCCCTCACGGGCTTCCAGGACTTCTCG TTCCTCCCTGGACACCAGAAGCTCAGTGCTCGGATCCGACGTAGACTCTATTATGGCTGGGACTGGGAAGCCGACTGCAACTTGGAGGAACTCTCCAGCCCAGTGGCAG ACATTGCCGTGGAACTGCTCCAGAAGGCAGCCCCCAGCCCTATCCGCCGACTCCAGAAGAAATACGTAGCTCATGTGTCCCG GGAGGCGTGCATCTCCCCGTGCGCCATGATGCTTGCTCTGGTGTACATCGAGAGGCTCCGCCATCGAAACCCAGACTACCTGCAGCATGTGTCGTCCTCTGACTTGTTCCTGATCTCCATG ATGGTGGCCAGTAAATACCTCTACgatgaaggggaagaggaggaggtctTCAATGATGAATGGGGAGCTGCAGGGGGTGTGGCTGTGCCCACTCTCAATGCCCTGGAGAGGGGCTTCCTGAGTGCCATG GATTGGCGTCTTTACACTGACCCTCGGGAGATCTTTGAGGTGCTGAGCTGGCTGGAGAGCTG CGTGGCCGAGCAGCAGGGACGGCGGCGGGGCTGGTACACCTATACAGACCTGTGTGTGCTGCTGGAGCAGCCGGACTGGCAGTTGGCCCTGGGCTCCCTCTGCCAGCAGCTGGCAAAG CTGTCTTGCCTGTTAGCTATGGCATATGTGAGCAGCGTGGCCCTGGCTGTGGCATCGCTGGCTGTAATCCATCAGTCCTTGGGGCTGCCCTGCAGCCCCTCGCCGGGCCCTCCGGACCTCGGACTggcccccaggtgtcccttggaACCCTGCATCCCTTCTCCTGTGCCACAGTGCCTGCCATGTCCTGTTAACGTCTCCAGCTGCCTGGACAGTGACATAGGGCTGCGTTCACTCTGGGGCAGTCTTCTGGCCTCACTGACTCCTCCACCACTGCCTCCCCCAgaccctcctgcccctcccactcttttCCATAACTGCCCCCTTTGCCAGAAGCTCCGGAGAGACTCCCCAGGCTGCCGTGCCTGCCACCAGTCCAACCATACTGTCTCCACTGGATCCCCCCGTCCTGGGTACCACTCCCATGGCCTGGCGCCACCCTGGCCCTGGAGCCCAATGccccccctgctcccccagccccagcagtgTTCCCTTTTCAGCGTCATGGAGCTAGCCCGTCTCAAGTCTTTCATTTTCCCAGGCTAG
- the SLC23A3 gene encoding solute carrier family 23 member 3 isoform X1 — translation MSRSHPHPIQLQSTGPQENLVPLPQPPPPQPAVQNPSSHPWASQCGPPPWGLSCLLALQHILVLASLLCASHLLLLQSLPQGELSYSPAQLLASSLFSCGVSTTLQIWIGSRLPLIQAPSLEFLVPALVLTSQKLPLAIQTPGNSSLVLRLCRGPGCHGLALQNTSLQEVSGAVVVSGVLQGTLGLLGGPGHLLSHCGPLVLAPSLVVAGFSAHREVSLFCSTHWGLALLLILVMVVCSQHLGSCHLRPCPWRPASTSSPHTHIPVFRLLSVLIPVACVWIISALLGLSVSPLELSASRKAPWVWLPHPAEWDWPLLTPRAVAAGIAMALAASTSSLGCYALCGRLLQLPSPPPHACNRGLSLEGLGSVLAGLLGSPMGAASSFPNVGTVSLIQAGSGRVAHLVGLFCMGLGLSPRLAQLLATIPLPVLGGVLGVTQAVVLSTGFSSFYLADIDSGRNVFIVGFSVFMALLLPRWLREAPVLLSTGWSPLDVLLRSLLTEPIFLAGLLGFLLENTIPGTRLERGLGQGLPSPFSAQEAQMPQGSREKAAKEYRLPFPTQNWCPWIPQPLRCLCPLPEDPSSEEGETSEPGESVDLLLGFGEQCPETSRELRSQ, via the exons ATGAGCCGATCACATCCCCATCCCATCCAACTCCAGTCCACGGGCCCCCAGGAGAACCTGGTCCCCTTGCCACAGCCACCACCACCGCAGCCTGCTGTCCAAAATCCCTCCTCTCACCCTTGGGCCTCTCAGTGTGGGCCTCCTCCCTGGGGCCTCAGCTGTCTTCTGGCTCTGCAG CATATCCTGGTGCTGGCTTCTCTGCTCTGTGCCTCCCACTTGCTCCTGCTTCAAAGTCTTCCCCAAGGAGAGCTCTCATACTCCCCTGCCCAGCTCTTGGCCTCCAGCCTCTTTTCGTGTGGTGTGTCTACCACCCTGCAAATTTGGATAGGCAGCAG GCTGCCTCTTATACAGGCTCCATCCTTAGAGTTCCTTGTCCCTGCTCTGGTGCTGACCAGCCAGAAGCTACCTCTGGCCATCCAGACACCTGgaaact CCTCCCTTGTGCTGCGCCTGTGTAGGGGGCCTGGCTGCCATGGCCTGGCGCTCCAGAACACTTCGCTGCAAGAG GTGTCCGGGGCTGTGGTGGTATCCGGGGTGCTGCAGGGCACCTTGGGGCTGTTGGGGGGTCCTGGTCACTTGCTCTCCCACTGTGGGCCCCTGGTGCTGGCCCCCAGCCTGGTGGTGGCAGGGTTCTCTGCCCACAGAGAGGTGTCCCTTTTCTGCTCTACTCACTGGGGCCTGGCCTTGCT GCTTATCCTGGTCATGGTGGTCTGTTCTCAGCACCTGGGCTCCTGCCACTTACGCCCATGCCCCTGGAGGCCAGCTTCAACCTCCTCACCTCACACTCACATTCCTGTCTTTCGGCTCCTCTCG GTGCTGATACCAGTGGCCTGTGTGTGGATCATATCTGCCCTTCTGGGTCTCAGTGTCAGCCCCCTGGAGCTGTCTGCCTCCCGCAAGGCACCATGGGTTTGGCTGCCTCACCCAG ctGAGTGGGACTGGCCCTTGCTGACACCCAGGGCTGTGGCGGCAGGCATCGCCATGGCTTTGGCAGCCTCCACCAGCTCCCTGGGCTGCTATGCCCTGTGCGGCCGGCTGCTGCAATTGCCTTCCCCGCCTCCACATGCCTGCAATCGAGGGCTGAGCCTGGAGGGTCTGGGCAGTGTGCTGGCTGGGCTGTTGGGGAGCCCTATGGGTGCTGCATCCAGCTTCCCGAACGTGGGCACAGTGAGTCTTATCCAG GCTGGATCTGGGCGAGTGGCCCACCTGGTGGGGCTGTTCTGCATGGGGCTTGGGCTCTCCCCGAGGCTGGCCCAGCTCCTCGCCACCATCCCGCTGCCTGTGCTTG GTGGGGTGCTTGGGGTGACCCAGGCCGTGGTTCTGTCTACTGGATTCTCCAGCTTCTACCTGGCTGACATTGACTCTGGGCGGAACGTCTTCATCGTTGGCTTCTCTGTCTTCATGGCCCTGCTGCTGCCAAGATGGCTTCGGGAAGCCCCGGTCCTGCTGAGCACAG GCTGGAGCCCCTTGGATGTGTTACTGCGCTCGCTGCTCACAGAGCCCATCTTCCTGGCAGGACTCTTGGGTTTCCTCTTAGAGAATACCATTCCTG GCACAAGGCTTGAGCGAGGCCTAGGTCAAGGGCTGccatctcctttctctgcccaagAGGCTCAGATGCCCCAGGGGTCCAGGGAGAAGGCTGCTAAAGAATACCGACTTCCTTTCCCCACCCAAAACTGGTGTCCCTGGATCCCCCAGCCCCTCCGTTGCCTCTGCCCCCTGCCGGAAGACCCTAGCAGTGAGGAAGGAGAGACCTCTGAGCCAGGAGAGTCAGTGGACTTGTTGCTTGGCTTTGGGGAGCAGTGTCCTGAGACTAGCAGAGAACTTAGGTCCCAGTGA